The following proteins come from a genomic window of Pseudomonas sp. WJP1:
- the pgeF gene encoding peptidoglycan editing factor PgeF yields the protein MSDWLIPDWPAPAGVKACVTTRAGGVSLAPFDSLNLGDHVDDSPEAVAENRRRLTEYFSIQPAWLQQVHGIVVADADPSRVVTADASWTATPGIACAAMTADCLPALFCDRAGTRVAAAHAGWRGLAAGVLEATLDSLAVPPADVLVWLGPAIGPQAFEVGPEVRETFVEQLPEAAQAFVPSQNAGKFMADIYTLARLRLAARGVTAVYGGGFCTVTDPRFFSYRRASRTGRFASLIWLQVPCLTNTVPF from the coding sequence ATGAGTGACTGGCTGATTCCTGACTGGCCCGCGCCGGCCGGGGTCAAAGCCTGTGTGACCACCCGTGCGGGCGGCGTCAGTCTGGCGCCGTTCGACAGCCTCAATCTTGGCGATCACGTCGACGACAGCCCCGAAGCTGTCGCCGAAAACCGCCGTCGCTTGACCGAATACTTCTCGATTCAACCGGCCTGGCTGCAGCAGGTCCACGGCATCGTCGTGGCGGATGCCGACCCGAGCCGGGTGGTGACTGCCGACGCCAGTTGGACAGCAACGCCCGGTATTGCCTGCGCGGCGATGACCGCCGATTGCCTGCCGGCATTGTTTTGCGACCGTGCCGGTACCCGCGTTGCAGCGGCCCATGCCGGTTGGCGCGGGTTGGCGGCGGGTGTGCTGGAAGCCACCCTCGACAGCCTGGCCGTGCCACCTGCCGACGTATTGGTCTGGCTCGGCCCCGCCATCGGCCCGCAAGCGTTTGAAGTCGGCCCGGAAGTGCGCGAAACCTTCGTCGAGCAACTGCCCGAAGCCGCCCAGGCATTCGTGCCAAGTCAAAACGCCGGCAAGTTCATGGCCGACATCTATACGCTGGCGCGCCTGCGTCTGGCAGCACGCGGTGTAACGGCTGTCTACGGTGGCGGTTTCTGTACCGTGACCGATCCGCGCTTCTTCTCCTATCGCCGTGCGTCGCGCACTGGCCGCTTTGCCTCCCTGATCTGGCTTCAGGTGCCCTGTCTCACAAATACTGTTCCTTTTTGA
- the rluD gene encoding 23S rRNA pseudouridine(1911/1915/1917) synthase RluD, whose product MSDKIELRAEVPSELGGQRLDQVAAQLFAEHSRSRLSAWIKDGRLTVDGAVVRPRDIVHGGAILELTAEQEAQGEWVAQDIALDIVYEDDDILVINKPAGLVVHPAAGHADGTLLNALLHHVPDIINVPRAGIVHRLDKDTTGLMVVAKTIQAQTQLVTQLQSRSVSRIYECIVIGVVTAGGKINAPIGRHGQQRQRMAVMEGGKQAVSHYRVLERFRSHTHVRVKLETGRTHQIRVHMAHINFPLVGDPAYGGRFRIPPAANPTMVESLKNFPRQALHARFLELDHPTTGVRMSWESPLPEDFVWLLTLLKQDREAFVG is encoded by the coding sequence ATGTCCGATAAAATTGAACTTCGCGCAGAGGTGCCGTCCGAATTGGGCGGCCAACGCCTCGATCAAGTCGCCGCACAACTATTCGCTGAGCACTCGCGCTCGCGCCTTTCCGCCTGGATCAAAGACGGCCGCCTGACTGTGGATGGGGCGGTTGTCCGCCCGCGAGACATCGTTCACGGTGGCGCCATTCTTGAACTCACTGCCGAGCAGGAAGCTCAGGGCGAATGGGTCGCTCAAGACATCGCCCTGGACATCGTCTATGAAGACGACGACATCCTGGTGATCAACAAGCCTGCGGGCCTGGTGGTGCACCCGGCTGCCGGCCACGCTGATGGCACCTTGCTCAACGCCTTGCTGCACCACGTGCCGGACATCATCAATGTGCCCCGCGCCGGGATCGTGCATCGCCTGGACAAGGACACCACCGGTCTGATGGTGGTGGCCAAGACCATCCAGGCGCAGACGCAGCTGGTGACACAGTTGCAGAGCCGCAGCGTCAGCCGGATCTACGAGTGCATCGTGATCGGCGTGGTGACGGCGGGTGGCAAGATCAACGCGCCCATCGGTCGTCATGGCCAGCAACGCCAGCGCATGGCCGTGATGGAAGGTGGCAAGCAGGCCGTCAGCCATTACCGCGTGCTCGAGCGTTTCCGCTCCCACACCCACGTGCGGGTGAAGCTGGAAACCGGTCGTACGCACCAGATTCGCGTGCACATGGCACACATCAACTTCCCGTTGGTCGGAGACCCGGCCTATGGCGGTCGTTTCCGGATTCCGCCGGCAGCAAACCCGACCATGGTCGAGTCGCTGAAGAACTTCCCGCGCCAGGCGCTGCATGCGCGATTCCTGGAGCTGGATCACCCGACGACCGGTGTTCGCATGAGCTGGGAGTCGCCGCTGCCGGAAGACTTCGTCTGGTTGCTGACCCTGCTCAAGCAAGACCGCGAGGCGTTTGTCGGATGA
- a CDS encoding outer membrane protein assembly factor BamD: MQVKHLLLIAILALTAACSSKEVVDENLSEVELYQQAQADLDNNSYTSATAKLKALESRYPFGRYADQAQLELIYANYKNAEPEAAKAAAERFIRLHPQHPNVDYAYYLKGLTSFDQDVGLLSRFLPLDMTKRDPGAARDSYNEFAQLTSRFPNSRYSPDAKQRMIYLRNLLAAYEIHVADYYLTRQAYVAAANRGRYVVENFQETPAVGDGLAVMTEAYQRLHLDDLAATSLETLKLNYPNHPSLVDGQFVPSVAEADNRSWLSKATLGLIESRPPLPPGETRANQDVQKQFQDAKDAIPNELKPKDSNGDVIEEEEHEAEGNNEDRSWFSYMTFGVFD; encoded by the coding sequence ATGCAAGTGAAACACCTGCTGCTGATCGCCATCCTCGCATTGACCGCTGCTTGCTCATCGAAGGAAGTCGTAGACGAAAACCTGAGCGAAGTCGAGTTGTACCAACAGGCTCAAGCCGATCTGGACAATAATAGCTACACCAGCGCCACTGCCAAGCTGAAGGCTCTGGAATCGCGCTATCCGTTCGGCCGTTATGCCGATCAGGCTCAGTTGGAGCTGATCTACGCCAACTACAAGAACGCCGAACCGGAAGCTGCCAAGGCGGCTGCCGAGCGCTTCATTCGCTTGCACCCACAGCACCCGAACGTCGATTACGCCTACTACCTCAAGGGCCTGACTTCTTTCGACCAGGACGTTGGCCTGCTCTCGCGTTTCCTGCCGCTGGACATGACCAAGCGTGACCCGGGCGCCGCGCGCGACTCCTACAACGAGTTCGCCCAGCTGACCAGCCGCTTCCCCAACAGCCGGTACTCGCCGGATGCCAAGCAGCGCATGATCTACCTGCGCAACCTGCTCGCAGCCTACGAAATCCACGTGGCCGACTACTACCTGACCCGCCAGGCCTACGTGGCCGCCGCGAACCGTGGTCGTTACGTGGTGGAAAACTTCCAGGAAACCCCTGCGGTCGGCGACGGCCTGGCAGTGATGACCGAGGCCTACCAGCGCCTGCACCTGGACGACCTGGCAGCCACCAGCCTCGAAACCCTGAAGCTCAACTACCCGAACCACCCAAGCCTGGTGGACGGTCAGTTCGTGCCATCGGTTGCCGAAGCCGACAACCGTTCGTGGCTGAGCAAGGCCACCCTGGGCCTGATCGAATCCCGTCCGCCGCTGCCACCGGGAGAAACCCGCGCCAACCAGGACGTGCAGAAGCAATTCCAGGACGCCAAGGACGCGATTCCCAACGAGCTCAAGCCTAAAGACAGCAACGGCGATGTGATCGAGGAAGAGGAACACGAAGCGGAAGGCAACAATGAAGACCGTTCGTGGTTCAGCTACATGACCTTCGGCGTATTCGACTGA
- a CDS encoding PP0621 family protein: MLRLLFWIAVIAAAVWFWRKFKGQASAPKSSPELEAAPMVRCAHCGVHLPRDRALRLQQQWYCSQAHLEQGPGKSDR, encoded by the coding sequence ATGCTTCGTTTATTATTCTGGATCGCAGTGATTGCCGCCGCTGTGTGGTTCTGGCGCAAGTTCAAGGGCCAGGCTTCGGCACCCAAGTCTTCCCCCGAACTGGAAGCGGCGCCCATGGTGCGCTGCGCCCATTGCGGCGTGCACCTGCCCCGCGACCGCGCCCTGAGACTTCAACAACAGTGGTATTGCAGCCAGGCTCACCTTGAGCAAGGCCCCGGCAAAAGTGATCGCTGA
- a CDS encoding sensor histidine kinase, whose protein sequence is MIAETSSPGDKQAQRLLRLYHLYRLSIGLILVLLISSDMDNRLLSSANADLLRGGSWLYLVLNILLVVFFGNTRRPALLFSLALVDVLLLCGLFYAGGGVASAIGNLLIVSVAISNTLLRKSIGLLIAAISALGILGSSFLLNVSHQASPNDYLQVGTLGVLYFAAALLVQGLTRRLEVSETLAEQKASQVVGLEALNALILQRMRTGILVLDDQWRVQLANHSAMTLLGCEHLEGRRINEQAPSLVERLQLWINNPTLRPQSLKIARSGLELQPSFIALFPGPHHQTLVFLEDLAQITQQAQQLKLAALGRLTAGIAHEIRNPLGAISHAAQLLRESEELNAADRRLTQIIQDHSQRMNRVIENVLQLSRRQPTTAQRLDLRPWLEQFVTATREQANEQQKIHLRVAPGDFRTLMDPNQLEQILDNLIRNAWRHSALNHDQAQVWLELFTDPDSQLPVLEIIDDGPGVAPEHQAQLFEPFFTTSHQGTGLGLYLSRELCESNQARLDFKPRQGGCFRITFAHGRKQG, encoded by the coding sequence GTGATCGCTGAGACGTCCAGTCCCGGCGACAAACAGGCCCAGCGACTGCTGCGTCTCTATCACCTCTACCGCTTAAGCATCGGCCTCATTCTGGTGCTGCTGATTTCCAGCGACATGGACAACCGGTTGCTGTCGTCCGCCAACGCCGACCTGCTGCGCGGCGGCAGCTGGTTGTATCTGGTGCTGAACATCCTGCTGGTGGTCTTCTTCGGGAACACCCGCCGCCCCGCGCTGCTGTTCAGCCTGGCACTGGTCGACGTCCTGCTGCTTTGCGGGTTGTTCTACGCCGGCGGCGGTGTGGCCAGCGCCATTGGCAACTTGCTGATCGTCTCGGTGGCCATCAGCAATACCTTGTTGCGAAAAAGCATCGGCCTGCTGATTGCCGCCATCAGCGCCCTTGGCATCCTGGGTTCGAGCTTCCTGCTGAATGTCAGCCATCAGGCCAGTCCCAACGATTATTTGCAGGTCGGTACCCTTGGCGTCCTGTATTTTGCCGCCGCGCTGCTGGTGCAAGGCCTGACCCGACGACTGGAAGTCAGCGAAACCCTGGCCGAACAAAAGGCCAGCCAGGTCGTCGGCCTGGAAGCCCTCAATGCACTGATACTGCAACGCATGCGCACAGGCATCCTGGTGCTTGACGACCAATGGCGCGTGCAACTGGCCAATCACAGCGCCATGACCCTGCTGGGCTGCGAGCACCTCGAAGGCCGGCGGATCAACGAACAGGCCCCTTCCCTGGTCGAGCGCCTGCAACTGTGGATCAACAACCCGACGCTGCGCCCACAAAGCCTGAAGATCGCCCGCAGTGGCCTTGAACTACAGCCAAGCTTCATTGCTCTGTTTCCCGGCCCGCATCACCAGACCTTGGTCTTTCTCGAAGACCTCGCACAGATCACTCAACAGGCCCAGCAACTGAAGCTCGCCGCCTTGGGTCGCCTGACCGCCGGGATCGCCCATGAAATCCGCAATCCGCTGGGCGCCATCAGTCACGCCGCGCAGCTGTTGCGAGAATCGGAGGAACTGAATGCCGCGGATCGACGTCTGACGCAGATTATTCAAGACCACTCTCAGCGCATGAATCGGGTTATCGAAAACGTCCTGCAACTGTCCCGCCGCCAGCCAACCACGGCCCAACGACTCGATCTGAGGCCCTGGCTGGAACAGTTCGTGACGGCAACCCGCGAACAGGCGAACGAGCAGCAGAAGATCCACCTACGCGTTGCTCCCGGTGATTTCAGGACCTTGATGGACCCGAACCAGCTAGAGCAGATTCTCGACAATCTGATTCGCAATGCATGGCGCCATAGCGCCCTGAACCACGACCAGGCGCAGGTCTGGCTTGAGTTGTTCACCGATCCGGACAGCCAGCTGCCTGTCCTGGAAATCATCGACGACGGCCCTGGCGTGGCCCCGGAGCATCAAGCGCAATTGTTCGAGCCCTTCTTCACTACCAGCCACCAGGGCACTGGGCTGGGGCTTTACCTGTCCCGCGAGCTGTGCGAAAGCAACCAGGCCCGCCTGGACTTCAAGCCACGCCAAGGCGGCTGCTTTCGCATCACCTTTGCCCACGGACGCAAACAAGGTTGA
- a CDS encoding sigma-54-dependent transcriptional regulator — protein sequence MSPRQKVLIVDDEPDIRELLEITLGRMKLDTYSARNVGEALTLLQRETFDLCLTDMRLPDGSGLELVQHIQQRYPQVPVAMITAYGNLDTAIQALKAGAFDFLTKPVDLTRLRELVTSALLLPAPGTAIDRRLLGDSPPMRDLRKQIDKLARSQAPVYISGESGSGKELVARLIHERGPRANQPFVPVNCGAIPTELMESEFFGHRKGSFSGAIEDKPGLFQAAHGGTLFLDEVADLPLPMQVKLLRAIQEKAVRSVGGQQEKLVDVRILCATHKDLGAEVAAERFRQDLYYRLNVIELRVPPLRERREDIEPLASHVLKRLAADTGQPAAKLHPNALDALKSYRFPGNVRELENMLERAHTLCENKLIEASDLRLAEGNCAAEVGVPDLTQIDNLEAYLENVERQLLLQALEETRWNRTAAAQRLNLSFRSMRYRLKKLGLD from the coding sequence ATGAGCCCACGGCAAAAAGTCCTGATCGTCGACGACGAACCGGACATCCGCGAACTCCTGGAAATCACCCTGGGTCGAATGAAACTCGACACCTACAGCGCCCGTAACGTTGGCGAGGCCCTGACCCTGCTCCAACGCGAGACGTTCGACCTGTGCCTGACCGACATGCGCTTGCCGGACGGCAGCGGCCTCGAGCTGGTGCAACACATCCAGCAACGCTACCCACAAGTCCCGGTGGCCATGATCACCGCCTATGGCAACCTCGACACGGCGATCCAAGCGCTGAAGGCCGGTGCGTTCGATTTCCTGACCAAACCGGTGGACCTTACCCGCCTGCGGGAACTGGTGACCAGTGCCTTGCTGCTGCCCGCCCCTGGCACCGCCATCGATCGCCGCTTGCTGGGCGACTCGCCGCCCATGCGCGATCTGCGCAAGCAGATCGACAAACTGGCCCGCAGCCAGGCACCGGTGTACATCAGTGGTGAGTCCGGCAGTGGCAAGGAACTGGTCGCCCGCCTGATTCATGAGCGAGGACCACGGGCCAACCAGCCCTTTGTGCCAGTCAATTGCGGCGCGATTCCGACGGAGCTGATGGAAAGCGAGTTTTTCGGCCATCGAAAAGGCAGCTTCAGCGGCGCCATCGAGGACAAACCCGGGTTGTTCCAGGCGGCCCACGGCGGCACCCTGTTTCTCGACGAAGTGGCAGACCTGCCCCTGCCCATGCAAGTCAAACTGCTGCGGGCGATTCAGGAGAAAGCTGTACGCAGCGTCGGTGGGCAACAGGAGAAGTTGGTCGATGTGCGCATACTGTGCGCCACCCACAAAGACCTTGGCGCTGAAGTCGCTGCCGAACGTTTTCGCCAGGATCTGTATTACCGCCTGAACGTGATCGAGCTACGGGTTCCACCTTTACGTGAACGCCGTGAAGACATCGAACCGCTGGCCAGCCACGTGCTCAAGCGCCTGGCTGCAGACACTGGACAGCCCGCGGCAAAGCTCCACCCCAATGCCCTCGACGCCCTGAAAAGCTACCGTTTCCCGGGCAATGTGCGGGAGCTGGAGAACATGCTCGAACGGGCGCACACCTTATGTGAAAACAAGCTGATCGAGGCCAGCGACCTGCGCCTGGCCGAGGGTAACTGTGCCGCCGAAGTGGGCGTGCCGGACCTCACGCAGATCGATAACCTGGAGGCGTACCTGGAAAACGTTGAACGCCAGCTGCTGCTCCAGGCGCTGGAGGAGACCCGCTGGAACCGCACGGCGGCGGCTCAGCGGTTGAATCTGTCGTTTAGGTCGATGCGCTACAGGCTGAAGAAACTCGGTCTGGATTGA
- the thiO gene encoding glycine oxidase ThiO → MTRQQQVVIVGGGVIGLLTAFNLASQVQSVVLLDRSNVGQESSWAGGGIVSPLYPWRYSPAVTALAHWSQDFYPQLGERLFADTGIDPEVHTTGLYWLDLDDEAEALAWAAREGRPLRAVDISAAHDAVPVLGGGFSRAIYMADVANVRNPRLVKSLKAALQALGNVTIHEQCEVSGFIRQDEKVVGVQTSTGAIHGDQVVLTAGAWSGDLLRTLGLELPVEPVKGQMILYKCAADFLPSMVLAKGRYAIPRRDGHILIGSTLEHEGYDKTPTESALESLKASAVELIPALADAEVVGHWAGLRPGSPEGIPYIGRVPGFDGLWLNCGHYRNGLVLAPASCQLFADVMLGRVPIIDPAPYAPAGRI, encoded by the coding sequence ATGACCAGGCAACAGCAAGTGGTGATCGTCGGTGGTGGGGTAATCGGCCTGCTGACGGCATTCAATCTCGCGTCCCAGGTGCAGAGTGTGGTGCTGCTGGATCGATCGAACGTCGGCCAGGAGTCGTCTTGGGCGGGCGGCGGCATCGTTTCCCCGCTCTATCCATGGCGCTATAGCCCAGCGGTGACCGCGCTGGCGCATTGGTCCCAGGATTTTTATCCACAGCTGGGCGAGCGTTTGTTCGCTGATACCGGGATCGATCCCGAGGTGCATACCACGGGCCTGTACTGGCTGGACCTGGACGATGAAGCCGAGGCGCTGGCCTGGGCCGCGCGCGAGGGCCGACCGCTGCGGGCTGTGGATATCTCCGCGGCCCACGATGCGGTGCCGGTGCTCGGTGGCGGTTTTTCCCGAGCGATCTACATGGCTGACGTAGCCAACGTGCGTAACCCGCGGCTGGTGAAATCGCTCAAGGCGGCATTGCAGGCGCTGGGGAACGTGACGATTCATGAGCAATGCGAAGTCAGCGGGTTTATTCGGCAAGACGAAAAAGTAGTCGGTGTGCAGACCTCCACAGGCGCGATCCATGGCGATCAAGTGGTTCTGACCGCTGGCGCCTGGAGCGGCGATTTACTCAGGACCCTGGGCCTTGAGTTGCCGGTAGAGCCGGTGAAAGGGCAGATGATCCTCTACAAGTGCGCGGCGGATTTCCTGCCGAGCATGGTGCTGGCCAAAGGGCGTTATGCGATACCGCGGCGCGATGGGCACATCCTGATCGGCAGCACCCTGGAGCATGAAGGCTACGACAAGACGCCGACCGAATCGGCCCTCGAAAGCCTCAAGGCTTCGGCCGTGGAGTTGATTCCGGCGTTGGCCGACGCCGAGGTGGTCGGGCATTGGGCCGGGTTGCGGCCAGGCTCGCCGGAGGGCATTCCCTACATTGGCCGGGTGCCGGGGTTTGACGGTCTATGGCTCAATTGCGGGCATTACCGCAACGGGTTGGTACTGGCGCCGGCGTCGTGTCAGTTGTTTGCCGATGTGATGCTGGGCAGGGTGCCGATCATTGATCCGGCACCGTATGCGCCGGCAGGGCGGATTTAG
- a CDS encoding type IV pilin protein, translated as MHRSNRGFTLIEIMIVIAIIGIVMTIAAPSFTEYLNKGRRTEVAGLLSEQAQILERHYSKSSVYTNATGLSAGNDYYSITPTLTDQTFLLTATRKSGTAMATDKCGDFTLTNTGVRSMVNATAGLTTKDCWGR; from the coding sequence ATGCACAGATCCAACCGCGGTTTTACCCTGATCGAAATCATGATCGTGATTGCGATCATCGGGATTGTCATGACCATCGCTGCGCCGAGCTTCACCGAATATCTCAATAAGGGGCGCCGCACCGAAGTGGCGGGCCTGCTCTCCGAGCAGGCGCAGATCCTCGAGCGCCACTATTCGAAGTCCAGCGTCTACACCAACGCTACTGGCCTGAGCGCCGGCAACGACTACTACAGCATCACGCCGACCCTGACCGACCAGACGTTCCTGCTGACGGCAACACGCAAGAGCGGTACCGCCATGGCTACTGACAAGTGTGGTGATTTCACCCTTACCAACACCGGTGTCAGAAGCATGGTCAATGCTACGGCCGGCCTGACCACCAAGGATTGCTGGGGTCGCTGA
- a CDS encoding pilus assembly PilX family protein, giving the protein MSVSPGSQRGMALLVSLVFLLLLTLIGVSSMQNATLQEKMAGSLSLRNQSFQAAEAVLRVGESAVQLDSYSLPVCSGTTRCAPPAESATLSVAEFNSTSGVTWFASGNGFYGVQNIGTTSGAVNVPSNTSATLYRVTAVGIAGSSRSVVESIYAKY; this is encoded by the coding sequence ATGAGTGTATCCCCTGGTTCCCAGCGCGGCATGGCGCTGCTGGTCAGCCTGGTATTCCTGTTGCTGCTGACGCTGATCGGCGTCTCATCGATGCAAAACGCCACGCTGCAGGAAAAGATGGCCGGTAGCCTGAGTTTGCGCAACCAGTCGTTCCAGGCTGCCGAAGCGGTGTTGCGCGTGGGTGAAAGCGCGGTGCAGCTCGACAGTTATTCGTTGCCAGTGTGCAGCGGCACGACTCGGTGCGCACCGCCTGCCGAATCGGCGACCCTCAGCGTGGCCGAGTTCAATTCCACCTCGGGGGTGACCTGGTTCGCGTCCGGCAATGGCTTCTATGGTGTGCAGAACATAGGCACCACCTCGGGGGCGGTGAATGTGCCGAGCAATACGTCGGCCACGTTGTACCGGGTGACCGCCGTGGGCATTGCGGGCAGTTCGCGCAGTGTGGTGGAGAGCATTTATGCGAAGTATTGA
- a CDS encoding prepilin-type N-terminal cleavage/methylation domain-containing protein encodes MNRYNRGFGLIELLIALALSLVVVLGVVQVFIAAKNTYISQNAAAAMQEDARFVLSKMIQEIRMVGMFGCLGAITDASKDSDFAASQITPINWDNAGLRLTLVTADVGSNGGKPAWTVVSDCRSSATAYTEFRAPATGQQAFPIRRLIYSLKNGQLMLGVGRGKPLEQVLVDNVSAFNVSFGLASSASDTAASSYSSNPSDPARIRSVRLSLTLTDPNKRVSDQTFNMVAALRNRLP; translated from the coding sequence ATGAACCGCTACAATCGCGGCTTCGGCCTGATCGAGTTGCTGATCGCCCTGGCGTTGAGCCTGGTCGTGGTGCTGGGTGTGGTGCAGGTGTTCATCGCCGCGAAAAACACCTACATCAGCCAGAATGCCGCTGCGGCCATGCAGGAGGACGCGCGCTTCGTGCTGAGCAAGATGATCCAGGAAATCCGCATGGTCGGCATGTTCGGCTGCCTGGGGGCGATCACCGATGCCAGCAAAGACAGTGACTTCGCTGCCAGCCAGATAACGCCGATCAATTGGGACAACGCAGGCCTCAGGTTGACCCTGGTGACGGCGGACGTCGGCAGCAATGGCGGGAAGCCGGCCTGGACGGTGGTTTCCGATTGTCGAAGCAGCGCGACGGCTTATACCGAGTTTCGCGCACCTGCTACGGGGCAACAGGCATTCCCCATCCGGCGCTTGATCTACAGCTTGAAGAACGGTCAGCTGATGCTGGGTGTCGGCAGGGGAAAGCCGCTCGAGCAAGTGTTGGTGGATAACGTCAGTGCCTTCAACGTGAGCTTCGGTCTCGCCAGTTCGGCATCCGATACGGCGGCTTCCAGTTACAGCAGCAACCCGTCGGACCCGGCACGCATCCGTAGCGTTCGCCTGAGCCTGACCCTCACCGACCCGAACAAGCGGGTGAGCGACCAAACCTTCAACATGGTTGCCGCCCTGCGCAACCGGCTGCCATGA
- the pilV gene encoding type IV pilus modification protein PilV: MRSWSKVAQEGMTLIEVLVALLILGVALLGAAAVQLNALKYTDSARMTSQASFIAYDMLDRIRANAAADYTVTPPTSGNLKVARDQDLYDFTQNIINFGGATATGSISLSQRVYTITITWDDSRAANSADSRRSFVLASRATVDPVANP, encoded by the coding sequence ATGAGGTCATGGAGCAAGGTTGCCCAGGAGGGCATGACGCTGATCGAGGTCCTGGTGGCGTTGCTGATTCTGGGCGTGGCGCTGCTGGGCGCGGCCGCCGTTCAATTGAATGCCTTGAAATACACCGACAGTGCGCGCATGACCAGCCAGGCCAGTTTTATCGCCTACGACATGCTGGACCGCATTCGCGCCAATGCTGCCGCCGATTACACCGTTACACCGCCGACCTCGGGCAACCTCAAGGTCGCCCGGGATCAGGACCTCTACGATTTCACCCAGAACATCATCAATTTCGGTGGCGCCACGGCAACCGGCAGCATCTCCCTGAGCCAGCGGGTTTACACCATCACCATCACCTGGGACGACTCGCGGGCCGCCAACAGCGCCGACTCACGGCGCAGTTTCGTCCTTGCCAGCCGCGCGACTGTCGACCCGGTGGCCAATCCATGA
- a CDS encoding GspH/FimT family pseudopilin, which yields MDHRTKGFTLIELLLALSVFLVLITLAVPAFIRSTQGTRADTEMGDLRRGLNYARLQAIDRGVTIRIRPTADGSVWTGELSVYEGTGTRANVLRVVPAMSSGATLTLTSGVTAIDFNNLGGLSSPSTAVVISYVLGTQSRTLNVCLNGRILLGGSCG from the coding sequence ATGGATCATCGTACAAAAGGTTTCACGCTGATCGAGTTGTTGCTTGCGCTGTCGGTCTTCCTGGTCCTGATCACCTTGGCGGTCCCGGCCTTTATCCGTTCGACACAAGGCACCAGGGCCGACACCGAGATGGGGGATCTGCGGCGTGGCCTCAACTACGCCCGACTGCAAGCCATCGATCGCGGCGTGACCATCCGGATACGACCCACGGCAGATGGAAGTGTGTGGACGGGGGAGTTGTCGGTCTATGAGGGTACTGGCACTCGGGCCAATGTATTGCGGGTTGTTCCAGCGATGAGCAGTGGTGCGACTCTGACGCTAACCTCGGGAGTGACGGCCATCGATTTCAACAATCTGGGCGGGCTGTCGTCACCCTCCACGGCAGTGGTGATCAGCTATGTGCTCGGAACGCAAAGCAGGACGCTGAATGTGTGTTTGAACGGACGAATTCTATTGGGTGGAAGTTGCGGATGA
- a CDS encoding GspH/FimT family pseudopilin: MREQGFSLIELLMGLAIAGIVLLLVSPAFATLAESNHREEAAKSLASGLRSARSEAISRGQAVVVHGINDDWSQGWRIILDVSGKGHEDPGNPLLVERRSGMGVAIFGNQYLRTAVRFGPLGEPVSGGFQAGTLHVCAARAAQSQHQVVLARTGRVSLRSEKTAQALCAT; encoded by the coding sequence ATGCGTGAGCAAGGTTTCAGTCTGATTGAATTGCTTATGGGACTCGCGATTGCCGGGATTGTTCTGCTGCTGGTCAGTCCGGCGTTCGCAACGCTTGCTGAATCGAACCATCGCGAGGAAGCGGCCAAGTCACTTGCCAGCGGCCTGCGCAGTGCAAGAAGCGAAGCGATATCACGCGGCCAGGCCGTCGTCGTTCACGGCATAAACGACGACTGGAGCCAGGGCTGGCGGATCATTCTGGATGTCAGCGGCAAGGGGCACGAGGACCCCGGCAATCCGCTGCTGGTCGAGCGCCGCAGCGGCATGGGCGTGGCGATTTTCGGCAATCAGTATCTCAGGACTGCCGTACGGTTCGGCCCACTAGGGGAGCCGGTGTCCGGAGGTTTTCAAGCAGGGACATTGCATGTGTGCGCGGCACGCGCGGCGCAGAGCCAACACCAGGTGGTGCTGGCCCGGACCGGTCGCGTCAGCCTGCGCAGCGAGAAGACCGCGCAGGCGTTATGCGCGACCTGA